The following are from one region of the Littorina saxatilis isolate snail1 linkage group LG4, US_GU_Lsax_2.0, whole genome shotgun sequence genome:
- the LOC138964637 gene encoding protein rolling stone-like — MGFCLALRQEFQLKKFGFCGVKAERFCTFQWRLPVSVYLVYRVVLMVYAVFWLGYTNSIHGTPPQAWGAYLTNWTYIMLNIYLVSHCLAALYHHTHCTLRRRNYGQYCCSRPSSHEHNRIMEDLGEHEQTGYEDIPGSVAGREGGGGESGEVQVVSPLPRPPWYICWVWISFNVISSAALMVTIVFFAFLFRQLSDYPNISLENLQVHLLNSVIVFIEHLVSAVPFRLLHVIYPFAYGVIYMAFSVIYWAGDHNRVMYPNILDWNYPGSTVLYVLLIGFILIPLLHFFFFLLHKLKVLINKRWC; from the exons ATGGGTTTCTGTCTGGCATTAAGGCAGGAGTTTCAGCTGAAGAAGTTTGGCTTCTGCGGTGTCAAGGCTGAGCGATTCTGCACTTTTCAG TGGCGCCTCCCGGTGTCAGTCTACCTGGTTTACCGGGTGGTGCTGATGGTGTATGCGGTGTTCTGGCTGGGCTACACAAACAGCATCCACGGAACACCGCCTCAGGCTTGGGGGGCGTACCTGACCAACTGGACGTACATCATGCTCAACATCTACCTCGTCTCGCACTGCCTGGCCGCGCTGTACCACCACACACACTGCACGCTGCGGCGCAGAAACTACGGCCAGTATTGCTGCTCTCGCCCCAGTTCTCACGAACACAACCGCATCATGGAAGACCTCGGCGAACACGAGCAGACAGGATACGAAGACATCCCTGGCTCTGTCGCGGgaagggaagggggagggggagagtccGGGGAGGTGCAGGTGGTGTCCCCTCTCCCCCGCCCCCCGTGGTACATCTGCTGGGTGTGGATTTCGTTCAACGTTATCTCCTCAGCGGCCTTGATGGTGACTATCGTGTTCTTTGCGTTCCTCTTCCGTCAGCTGTCGGACTACCCGAACATAAGCCTGGAGAATTTGCAGGTGCATCTGCTGAACTCCGTCATCGTGTTCATCGAGCATCTCGTCAGCGCTGTGCCTTTTCGTCTGCTTCACGTCATCTACCCTTTCGCCTATGGCGTCATCTACATGGCGTTTAGTGTCATCTACTGGGCCGGGGATCACAACAGAGTTATGTACCCAAACATCCTGGACTGGAATTACCCGGGCTCGACGGTCCTTTACGTGTTATTGATCGGTTTCATTCTCATTCCCTTGCTgcacttcttctttttccttcttCATAAATTAAAGGTGCTTATCAACAAGCGCTGGTGTTGA